The proteins below come from a single Longimicrobium sp. genomic window:
- a CDS encoding HEAT repeat domain-containing protein, with protein MPAALAHFPGADARLLLELFLKATLVLAAAGALALSLRRAPAAARHLVWAVAVAGVVALPFCSLLPLRFGILPAFFRADAPAARTWTADAVPAPLAPPADAAVTPAFAPAAPAPDSPMQPAVASEAPPAAPAMSWHVVSDFGWPNLLVALWLAGAALLVARLLVGMATVWWLARTGEPVTDEEWMSLASRLSRDFWLRSGVRLIRTRWTEMPMTWGVLRPIVLLPHGADEWPRERRELVLTHELAHVVRRDVLTLAVAQVAVALHWFNPLSWIALRQLRAEAERCCDDYVLRAGTRASTYAGHLLDMVRSVGRARVPAALALPMAQRSTFEGRLLAILEPGVDRGLLRRGQAALTALGLAGLVVVLGAMRPAPAPAAVAAAGGDWLEVPEMANETAPPMPAVVAGETGRAPAVVSKEEVSAATREALAKAAPEAAAAVAALAPPADATVRSVVVQRVSQHTVEHTAERTVAVTQLSASIHDSSVEVRVASARALGMLEDPRGVAALIEALRTDQDETVRVTAAWALGQLEARAAVPALLQALSADRSLAVRRNSAWALGQIEDPAAVDGLVRAIRDADAEIRSTAVWALGQIEDRRAVPGLSAALREGDPGIRRQAAWALGQIEDRGSASALVAALRDSDAEVRGTAVWALGQIESPEAVPALAGLLRDGNATVRKEAVWALGQIESESAVQPLGAVLQGDADADVRQTAAWALGQIGKESSLAILSAALHDRSPKVRAQSAWAIGQVSPDRAPPAILAALRDDDLAVRRTAAWALGQIDDDPSTVTALRAALRDADPEVKRQALRALARTGDEAAAAAIAEMLHDPDPQLRAAAAAAMSGRGGFVEPRPQPRPRPRPQPRPRPLN; from the coding sequence ATGCCCGCTGCTCTTGCGCACTTCCCGGGCGCCGACGCGCGCCTGCTGCTGGAGCTGTTCCTGAAGGCCACGCTGGTGCTGGCCGCCGCGGGCGCGCTGGCGCTTTCGCTACGCCGCGCCCCCGCCGCCGCCCGCCACCTGGTCTGGGCGGTGGCCGTCGCCGGCGTGGTGGCGCTGCCGTTCTGCTCGCTCCTCCCGCTCCGCTTCGGCATCCTCCCCGCCTTCTTCCGCGCGGACGCCCCGGCGGCGCGGACGTGGACGGCTGACGCCGTGCCCGCTCCGCTGGCGCCGCCCGCGGACGCCGCCGTGACGCCCGCCTTCGCTCCCGCCGCGCCCGCGCCGGACTCTCCCATGCAGCCGGCGGTCGCGTCCGAGGCGCCACCGGCCGCACCGGCGATGTCGTGGCACGTCGTGTCGGACTTCGGGTGGCCCAATCTGCTCGTCGCGCTCTGGCTCGCCGGCGCGGCGCTGCTGGTCGCCCGCCTGCTGGTGGGGATGGCGACGGTGTGGTGGCTGGCGCGCACGGGCGAGCCGGTGACGGATGAGGAGTGGATGTCGCTCGCTTCACGCCTCTCGCGCGACTTCTGGCTGCGGAGCGGCGTGCGCCTGATCCGCACCCGGTGGACGGAGATGCCGATGACGTGGGGCGTGCTGCGTCCCATCGTCCTCCTCCCCCACGGCGCGGACGAGTGGCCGCGGGAGCGCCGCGAGCTGGTGCTGACGCACGAGCTGGCGCACGTGGTCCGGCGCGACGTGCTCACGCTGGCCGTCGCCCAGGTCGCCGTCGCCCTGCACTGGTTCAACCCGCTGAGCTGGATCGCGCTGCGCCAGCTGCGGGCGGAGGCCGAGCGCTGCTGCGACGACTACGTGCTGCGCGCCGGCACCCGCGCCTCCACCTACGCCGGGCACCTGCTGGACATGGTGCGCTCCGTCGGCCGGGCGCGCGTGCCGGCCGCGCTGGCGCTGCCGATGGCGCAGCGCTCCACCTTCGAGGGGCGGCTGCTGGCCATCCTTGAGCCCGGCGTGGACCGCGGCCTCCTGCGCCGCGGGCAGGCCGCGCTCACCGCGCTCGGCCTCGCCGGGCTGGTCGTCGTGCTCGGCGCCATGCGACCGGCGCCGGCGCCCGCTGCGGTTGCCGCCGCGGGCGGGGACTGGCTGGAGGTACCGGAGATGGCGAACGAAACCGCGCCGCCGATGCCCGCCGTGGTCGCGGGGGAGACGGGCCGCGCGCCCGCGGTCGTTTCGAAGGAGGAAGTCTCCGCGGCGACGCGCGAGGCGCTGGCGAAGGCCGCGCCCGAAGCCGCCGCCGCGGTCGCCGCGCTGGCGCCGCCTGCGGACGCGACCGTCCGCTCCGTCGTGGTGCAGCGGGTGAGCCAGCACACCGTCGAGCACACGGCCGAGCGCACGGTGGCGGTGACGCAGCTTTCGGCGTCGATCCACGATTCCAGCGTGGAGGTCCGCGTCGCCTCGGCGCGGGCGCTGGGGATGCTGGAGGACCCGCGCGGGGTGGCGGCGCTGATCGAGGCGCTGCGGACGGACCAGGACGAGACGGTGCGCGTGACCGCCGCCTGGGCGCTGGGGCAGCTGGAGGCGCGCGCGGCCGTTCCCGCGCTGCTGCAGGCGCTGTCGGCCGACCGCTCGCTCGCCGTGCGCCGCAACTCCGCGTGGGCGCTGGGGCAGATCGAAGATCCCGCCGCGGTGGACGGGCTGGTGCGCGCCATTCGCGACGCGGATGCGGAGATTCGCTCCACCGCCGTCTGGGCGCTGGGACAGATCGAGGACCGCCGCGCCGTCCCCGGCCTTTCCGCCGCGCTGCGCGAGGGCGACCCGGGGATCCGGCGGCAGGCCGCGTGGGCGCTGGGCCAGATCGAGGACCGTGGCTCGGCTTCCGCGCTGGTGGCGGCGCTGCGCGACAGCGATGCCGAGGTGCGCGGGACGGCGGTGTGGGCGCTGGGGCAGATCGAATCTCCCGAGGCCGTGCCCGCGCTGGCCGGACTGCTGCGCGACGGAAACGCCACCGTGCGCAAGGAAGCCGTTTGGGCCCTCGGGCAGATCGAGTCCGAGTCCGCCGTGCAGCCGCTGGGTGCCGTCCTGCAGGGCGACGCGGACGCGGACGTGCGCCAGACCGCCGCGTGGGCGCTGGGGCAGATCGGGAAGGAGTCTTCCCTCGCCATCCTCTCCGCCGCGCTGCACGACCGCTCGCCGAAGGTGCGCGCGCAGTCCGCGTGGGCCATCGGCCAGGTGAGCCCGGACCGCGCGCCGCCCGCGATCCTGGCCGCGCTCCGCGACGACGACCTGGCGGTGCGCCGCACCGCCGCGTGGGCGCTGGGGCAGATCGACGACGATCCGTCCACCGTCACCGCGCTCCGCGCCGCGCTGCGCGACGCCGACCCGGAGGTGAAGCGGCAGGCGCTGCGCGCGCTGGCCCGCACCGGCGACGAGGCCGCGGCCGCCGCCATCGCCGAGATGCTGCACGACCCCGATCCGCAGCTGCGCGCCGCGGCCGCGGCGGCCATGAGCGGCCGCGGCGGGTTCGTGGAGCCGCGCCCGCAACCCCGGCCACGGCCCCGTCCGCAGCCGCGCCCCCGCCCCCTCAACTGA
- a CDS encoding HEAT repeat domain-containing protein → MTRIERFARRHPAGTAAMAGLALLALPATLLPRPVRHPAGDGDRVRAAASVSAAAQDGSGARALVTAVRGANPVLCDLVSASVGNGWGWGSGDDEDAPSLARRGEPSHAALDWLSRDVSSPAEVAVLREGLADADACVRRVSARLLGRGRTQAGTDALLDALRSGDATRRDAAIFGIAFTDDARAVAPLVSMLDDGDAEVRGGAAWALGHLEKKEATPALARVLRDREARVRRAAARALGRLEDPAAVPALAQLLGGDPDPTVRRAAAWALGKIE, encoded by the coding sequence ATGACCCGAATCGAACGCTTCGCGCGGCGCCACCCTGCGGGGACCGCCGCGATGGCCGGGCTCGCCCTTCTGGCGCTCCCCGCCACCCTCCTCCCGCGCCCGGTGCGCCATCCTGCGGGAGATGGAGATCGAGTCCGCGCCGCCGCCAGCGTGTCCGCGGCGGCACAGGACGGGAGCGGCGCCCGCGCGCTGGTCACCGCCGTCCGCGGCGCGAACCCGGTGCTGTGCGACCTGGTCTCCGCCTCGGTCGGCAACGGCTGGGGATGGGGATCGGGCGACGACGAGGACGCGCCGTCGCTGGCCCGCCGCGGCGAGCCGTCGCACGCCGCGCTGGACTGGCTGTCGCGCGACGTGAGCTCGCCCGCGGAGGTGGCCGTGCTGCGCGAGGGGCTGGCGGACGCGGACGCCTGCGTGCGCCGCGTCTCGGCGCGGCTGCTGGGGCGGGGGCGGACGCAGGCGGGAACGGACGCGCTACTGGACGCCCTCCGCTCCGGTGACGCCACCCGCCGCGACGCCGCCATCTTCGGCATCGCCTTCACCGACGACGCGCGTGCCGTGGCCCCGCTGGTGTCGATGCTCGACGACGGGGACGCGGAGGTGCGCGGCGGCGCGGCCTGGGCGCTGGGGCACCTGGAGAAGAAGGAGGCCACGCCCGCGCTCGCCCGCGTCCTCCGCGACCGCGAGGCGCGCGTGCGCCGCGCCGCCGCCCGCGCGCTGGGGCGGCTGGAGGACCCCGCCGCCGTCCCCGCGCTCGCGCAGCTCCTCGGCGGCGACCCCGACCCCACCGTCCGCCGCGCCGCCGCCTGGGCGCTGGGAAAGATCGAGTAG
- a CDS encoding tail fiber domain-containing protein, with protein sequence MRTLALAALATLAAVSQAPAQSDILLRLRSGSPPGDRFRVDSAGGVVAVTNLGIGIIPATGAGYRMMYYPFKAAFRLGHANGTEWDDANIGFYSWAGGESSMATAFGTFAFGDQTKVTGVDGAAFGGSNEVGGTAGFSAGASNNACGFGSVAIGFTNTTGSIDASGNCLAGNGQGAVAIGYRVTADADYAVALGHRASANGHDGVFVAGDESTTDSIEAVANNEFAARYAGGFRFRTNATLTTGCNLPAGSGVFSCSSSRTLKDHFGSVDGEELLARLRGVPVSTWSYISEGAQVRHMGPFAEDFRAAFGLGTDDKAIGLLDIDGVNFAAVKALENRTAELQRQVAERDRRISDLEARLARIEAALAAKPSN encoded by the coding sequence ATGAGAACCCTCGCTCTCGCGGCCCTGGCGACGCTCGCGGCCGTTTCGCAGGCCCCCGCGCAGTCCGACATCCTGCTGCGCCTGCGCTCCGGCTCGCCCCCGGGCGACCGCTTCCGCGTGGACAGCGCGGGCGGGGTGGTGGCCGTGACCAACCTGGGAATCGGCATCATCCCCGCCACCGGCGCGGGATACCGGATGATGTACTACCCCTTCAAGGCCGCCTTCCGGCTGGGGCACGCCAACGGCACGGAGTGGGACGACGCCAACATCGGCTTCTACTCGTGGGCCGGCGGCGAGAGCTCGATGGCGACCGCGTTCGGGACCTTCGCCTTCGGCGACCAGACCAAGGTCACGGGCGTGGACGGCGCCGCCTTCGGCGGGAGCAACGAGGTGGGCGGGACGGCCGGGTTCTCGGCGGGCGCCAGCAACAACGCCTGCGGCTTCGGCTCGGTGGCCATCGGCTTCACCAACACCACCGGCTCCATCGACGCTTCGGGGAACTGCCTGGCCGGCAACGGGCAGGGCGCCGTGGCCATCGGCTACCGCGTGACCGCCGACGCCGACTACGCGGTGGCGCTGGGGCACCGGGCCAGCGCCAACGGGCACGACGGCGTGTTCGTGGCGGGTGACGAGAGCACCACCGACTCGATCGAGGCGGTGGCCAACAACGAGTTCGCGGCGCGCTACGCGGGCGGCTTCCGCTTCCGCACCAACGCCACGCTGACCACCGGGTGCAACCTGCCCGCCGGCTCGGGCGTGTTCAGCTGCTCGTCGAGCCGCACCCTGAAGGACCACTTCGGCAGCGTGGACGGCGAGGAGCTGCTGGCGCGGCTGCGCGGCGTGCCGGTGTCGACCTGGAGCTACATCTCCGAGGGGGCGCAGGTGCGGCACATGGGGCCCTTCGCCGAGGACTTCCGCGCGGCATTCGGCCTGGGCACCGACGACAAGGCCATCGGCCTTCTCGACATCGACGGGGTGAACTTCGCGGCGGTGAAGGCGCTGGAGAACCGGACGGCCGAGCTGCAGCGGCAGGTGGCCGAGCGCGACCGGCGCATCTCCGACCTTGAGGCGCGGCTCGCGCGGATCGAGGCGGCGCTGGCGGCGAAGCCGTCGAACTGA
- a CDS encoding class I SAM-dependent methyltransferase: MTEDWAEDGIDFDDPRVVAAYDELPLWSAPFGMLLLERVPLAPGMSVLDVGCGTGFPLLELAQRLGPSSTVHGIDPWRPALERAREKLAWYGAGHVHLAEGDAAAMPFGDASFDLVVSNLGINNFADANAALRECLRVAKPGARLLTTSNYRGHMDEFYRVFAGVLREAAPEALGALEAHVAHRTTPGELSARLERAGWRVTGTTEREFRMRFADGAALMRHYFIRLGFKPGWRDVVPAEKRGDVYRRLVAALDEAARREGELSLTIPYGCVEAVKPG; the protein is encoded by the coding sequence ATGACGGAGGATTGGGCGGAGGATGGGATCGACTTCGACGACCCGCGCGTGGTGGCGGCGTACGACGAGCTGCCGCTGTGGTCCGCACCGTTCGGGATGCTGCTGCTGGAGCGGGTGCCGCTGGCGCCGGGGATGAGCGTCCTCGACGTCGGCTGCGGGACGGGGTTTCCGCTGCTGGAGCTGGCGCAGCGGCTGGGGCCGTCGTCCACCGTCCACGGCATCGACCCGTGGCGGCCGGCACTGGAGCGCGCGCGGGAGAAGCTGGCGTGGTACGGCGCCGGCCACGTCCACCTGGCCGAGGGCGACGCCGCGGCGATGCCGTTCGGCGACGCGTCGTTCGACCTCGTCGTCTCCAACCTCGGCATCAACAACTTCGCGGATGCGAACGCGGCGCTGCGCGAGTGCCTGCGCGTCGCGAAGCCCGGCGCGCGGTTGTTGACGACCAGCAACTACCGCGGCCACATGGACGAGTTCTACCGCGTCTTCGCCGGTGTGCTGCGCGAGGCGGCGCCGGAAGCGCTCGGCGCGCTGGAGGCCCACGTCGCCCACCGCACTACGCCCGGGGAGCTCTCCGCCCGGCTGGAGCGCGCGGGGTGGCGCGTCACGGGGACGACGGAGCGCGAGTTCCGCATGCGGTTCGCGGACGGCGCGGCGCTGATGCGGCACTACTTCATCCGGCTGGGATTCAAGCCCGGCTGGCGCGACGTGGTTCCCGCGGAGAAGCGGGGCGACGTGTATCGCCGCCTCGTCGCCGCGCTGGACGAGGCCGCGCGGCGCGAGGGGGAGCTGTCGCTCACCATCCCCTACGGCTGCGTGGAGGCGGTGAAACCGGGCTGA
- a CDS encoding VOC family protein, producing the protein MPTLTAIAPGTFCWLELAAHDPAAARRFYTEMFGWTAFDTRFGPGENDIYTIYRLDGQDVGASYAMQAEHPVPGAPSSWMSYVAVEKVDDAAARVRDLGGTVLGGPLDVMDVGRMAMVRDPGGATLALWEARKHAGIGVRGEPGSLGWNELATPDTAQAQAFYRGLFGWEPQTTQMGDQEYTVFSGPSGMVGGMYALRPEMAGMPPCWLPYFVVSDTDAAAEKARSLGATIHMEPDDIPTIGRFALLQDPQGAMFYIIRFEMPGSSS; encoded by the coding sequence ATGCCCACGCTCACGGCGATCGCGCCGGGAACCTTCTGCTGGCTGGAGCTGGCCGCGCACGACCCGGCCGCGGCCCGGCGCTTCTACACGGAGATGTTCGGGTGGACGGCGTTCGACACCAGGTTCGGGCCGGGCGAGAACGACATCTACACGATCTACCGGCTGGACGGGCAGGACGTCGGTGCGTCGTACGCGATGCAGGCGGAGCATCCGGTGCCCGGAGCGCCGTCGAGCTGGATGTCGTACGTGGCGGTGGAGAAGGTGGACGACGCGGCGGCCCGGGTGCGGGATCTCGGCGGGACCGTGCTGGGCGGGCCGTTGGACGTGATGGACGTGGGGCGGATGGCGATGGTGCGGGACCCCGGCGGCGCCACGCTCGCGCTCTGGGAGGCGCGCAAGCACGCGGGGATCGGCGTGCGCGGCGAGCCCGGCTCGCTGGGGTGGAACGAGCTGGCCACGCCCGACACCGCGCAGGCGCAGGCGTTCTACCGCGGCCTGTTCGGATGGGAGCCGCAGACCACGCAGATGGGGGATCAGGAGTACACCGTGTTCAGCGGCCCTTCGGGGATGGTGGGCGGGATGTACGCGCTGCGGCCGGAGATGGCGGGAATGCCGCCGTGCTGGCTGCCGTACTTCGTGGTGAGCGACACCGACGCGGCCGCGGAGAAGGCCCGCTCGCTCGGCGCGACCATCCACATGGAGCCGGACGACATTCCCACCATCGGGCGGTTCGCGCTGCTGCAGGACCCGCAGGGCGCGATGTTCTACATCATCCGCTTCGAGATGCCCGGCTCGTCGAGCTGA
- a CDS encoding lasso peptide biosynthesis B2 protein: protein MIRTAGAVLAGARAALAAPRWIEGPRLTELLRPPARSRAETRVPRGATGSAMRLLRLLARVPGRRWRNTCLYRSVAECLVLRRYGIPAIVKIGVKSGEGDIEAHAWVVRADRERQDSGDGHEPLVLRA, encoded by the coding sequence GTGATCCGCACGGCGGGGGCGGTGCTGGCGGGCGCGCGGGCCGCGCTGGCGGCGCCGCGCTGGATCGAGGGGCCGCGGCTCACCGAGCTGCTGCGGCCCCCCGCGCGCTCGCGTGCGGAGACCCGCGTTCCCCGCGGCGCGACGGGCTCGGCCATGCGGCTGCTGCGGCTGCTGGCGCGCGTTCCCGGCCGGCGCTGGCGGAACACCTGCCTGTACCGCAGCGTGGCCGAGTGCCTGGTGCTGCGCCGCTACGGCATCCCCGCCATCGTGAAGATCGGGGTGAAGAGCGGCGAGGGCGACATCGAGGCGCACGCCTGGGTGGTCCGCGCCGACCGCGAGCGGCAGGACTCCGGCGACGGCCACGAGCCGCTGGTGCTGCGCGCTTGA
- a CDS encoding fumarate reductase/succinate dehydrogenase flavoprotein subunit: MASHLEHEHDVLVIGAGGAGLRAAIEASARGADVGLVCKSLLGKAHTVMAEGGVAAALSNVDDRDSWRVHFADTMRGGQYVNNWRMAELHAREAPERVRELEAWGALFDRTADGRILQRNFGGHRYPRLAHVGDRTGLEMIRVLQDRGVHAGMQVYMETSVTTLLMDGGRVAGAFAYDRERGRFRVFRAKAVVLATGGIGRAYKITSNSWEYTGDGHALAYHAGADLIDMEFVQFHPTGMIWPPSVRGILVTEGVRGEGGVLKNRDGRRFMFDDIPENYRAQTADNEEEGWRYTQGDKAARRPPELLTRDHVARCIVREVREGRGSPHGGVFLDISWIRTKLPDSEERIRKKLPSMYHQFKQLADIDITREPMEIGPTTHYVMGGIRVDGDTQMSTVPGLFACGECAAGLHGANRLGGNSLSDLLVFGKRAGEHAAAFASSNGATSVDAAQVDAAARRALAPFDRPGSGEGAYQVQHDLQESMQDLAGIVRNEGDLREALARVQALRERAETVGVPGNREYNPGWHTALDLHNLMTVSEAVVRSAIDRKESRGGHFREDYPDKDPAAAKYNIAVRRAEDGSMAMEHVPIPPLPPELQAIVEEMAG, translated from the coding sequence ATGGCATCGCATCTCGAACACGAGCACGACGTTCTGGTGATCGGCGCGGGCGGGGCGGGGTTGCGCGCGGCCATCGAGGCCAGTGCCCGCGGCGCGGACGTGGGCCTGGTCTGCAAGAGCCTCCTCGGCAAGGCCCACACGGTGATGGCCGAGGGCGGCGTGGCGGCGGCGCTGTCCAACGTGGACGACCGCGACAGCTGGCGCGTGCACTTCGCCGACACCATGCGCGGCGGGCAGTACGTGAACAACTGGCGGATGGCCGAGCTGCACGCCAGGGAGGCGCCGGAGCGGGTCCGCGAGCTGGAGGCGTGGGGCGCGCTCTTCGACCGCACGGCCGACGGGCGCATCCTGCAGCGCAACTTCGGCGGGCACCGCTATCCGCGCCTGGCCCACGTGGGCGACCGCACGGGGCTGGAGATGATCCGCGTGCTGCAGGACCGCGGGGTGCACGCGGGGATGCAGGTGTACATGGAGACCAGCGTCACCACGCTGCTGATGGACGGCGGGCGGGTGGCCGGCGCCTTCGCGTACGACCGCGAGCGCGGGCGCTTCCGCGTCTTCCGCGCGAAGGCCGTCGTCCTGGCCACGGGGGGGATCGGGCGCGCGTACAAGATCACGAGCAACAGCTGGGAGTACACGGGAGATGGGCACGCCCTGGCCTACCACGCCGGCGCGGACCTGATCGACATGGAGTTCGTGCAGTTCCACCCCACGGGGATGATCTGGCCGCCCAGCGTGCGCGGCATCCTGGTCACCGAGGGCGTGCGCGGCGAGGGCGGCGTGCTGAAGAACCGCGACGGGCGGCGCTTCATGTTCGACGACATCCCCGAGAACTACCGCGCGCAGACGGCCGACAACGAGGAAGAGGGGTGGCGCTACACGCAGGGCGACAAGGCCGCCCGCCGCCCGCCCGAGCTGCTCACGCGCGACCACGTGGCGCGCTGCATCGTGCGCGAGGTGCGCGAGGGGCGCGGGAGCCCGCACGGCGGCGTGTTCCTCGACATCTCGTGGATCAGGACGAAGCTGCCGGACAGCGAAGAGCGGATCAGGAAGAAGCTCCCGTCGATGTACCACCAGTTCAAGCAATTGGCCGACATCGACATCACCCGCGAGCCGATGGAGATCGGGCCCACCACGCACTACGTGATGGGCGGCATCCGGGTGGACGGCGACACCCAGATGTCCACCGTTCCCGGCCTGTTCGCCTGCGGCGAGTGCGCGGCGGGGCTGCACGGCGCCAACCGGCTGGGCGGCAACTCGCTCAGCGACCTCCTGGTCTTCGGCAAGCGCGCGGGCGAGCACGCCGCGGCCTTCGCGAGCTCGAATGGCGCGACGTCGGTCGACGCGGCACAGGTGGACGCGGCGGCGCGGCGGGCGCTGGCGCCGTTCGACCGCCCGGGGAGCGGCGAGGGCGCGTACCAGGTGCAGCACGACCTGCAGGAGAGCATGCAGGACCTGGCGGGGATCGTCCGCAACGAGGGCGACCTGCGCGAGGCACTGGCCCGGGTGCAGGCGCTGCGCGAGCGCGCGGAGACGGTCGGCGTCCCCGGGAACCGCGAGTACAACCCGGGATGGCACACCGCGCTGGACCTGCACAACCTGATGACGGTGAGCGAGGCGGTGGTCCGCTCGGCCATCGACCGCAAGGAAAGCCGCGGCGGCCACTTCCGCGAGGACTACCCGGACAAGGACCCCGCCGCCGCGAAGTACAACATCGCCGTCCGCCGCGCGGAAGACGGGTCGATGGCGATGGAGCACGTCCCCATCCCCCCGCTCCCGCCCGAGCTGCAGGCGATCGTGGAGGAGATGGCGGGATGA
- a CDS encoding radical SAM protein, whose translation MLLGFAITEHCNLRCPHCIRDDVTTVRNLDPGLIARTVDEARALFGEVGVSMTGGEPTIHPQWERIIASLHERGVSYRFVTNGWHMRRLMPGLDRHPPTAVRLSLSGADEAVHDAERGRGSFRRVLLAVALLTSRQVPTSLGFVVDRRDRHQLRQAADLAEALGAVSLHFALAQPVPGSAGRDSDLAPREWYGARDEILALGTEGRRTGVYLDYGAPFDGPEPACDTFEHRRVYVDARGRLSLCCQLSEYGDNEADVVADLTRGSFTAAWERYTGRLAALRQASARLAAGGGELDRFPCIRCARALGKMEWIREFPGSPWHGAAGPHGPAAPRRLVALTYAGRVP comes from the coding sequence ATGCTTCTCGGCTTCGCCATCACCGAACACTGCAACCTGCGTTGTCCGCACTGCATCCGCGACGACGTGACCACGGTTCGCAACCTGGACCCCGGCCTCATCGCCCGCACCGTGGACGAGGCCCGGGCCCTGTTCGGCGAGGTGGGCGTGAGCATGACCGGCGGCGAGCCCACCATCCACCCGCAGTGGGAGCGCATCATCGCCTCGCTGCACGAGCGCGGGGTGAGCTACCGCTTCGTGACCAACGGGTGGCACATGCGCCGGCTGATGCCGGGGCTGGACCGCCATCCTCCCACAGCCGTGCGGCTCTCGCTGTCGGGCGCGGACGAGGCGGTGCACGACGCCGAGCGCGGGCGCGGCTCGTTCCGGCGCGTGCTGCTGGCGGTGGCGCTGCTCACCAGCCGGCAGGTCCCCACCTCGCTGGGGTTCGTGGTGGACCGCCGCGACCGGCACCAGCTGCGGCAGGCGGCCGACCTGGCCGAGGCGCTGGGGGCGGTGAGCCTGCACTTCGCGCTGGCGCAGCCGGTTCCCGGGAGCGCCGGGCGCGACAGCGACCTGGCCCCGCGCGAGTGGTACGGCGCGCGGGACGAGATCCTGGCGCTGGGCACCGAGGGACGCCGCACCGGGGTGTACCTTGACTACGGCGCGCCCTTCGACGGCCCCGAGCCCGCCTGCGACACCTTCGAGCACCGCCGCGTCTACGTGGACGCGCGCGGGCGGCTGTCGCTGTGCTGCCAGCTTTCGGAGTACGGCGACAACGAGGCCGACGTGGTGGCCGACCTGACCCGCGGCTCGTTCACCGCGGCGTGGGAGCGGTACACCGGGCGGCTGGCGGCGCTGCGGCAGGCGAGCGCGCGGCTGGCGGCCGGCGGCGGCGAGCTGGACCGCTTTCCCTGCATCCGCTGCGCGCGGGCGCTGGGGAAGATGGAGTGGATCCGCGAGTTCCCAGGCAGTCCATGGCACGGTGCGGCCGGGCCCCACGGCCCCGCGGCGCCGCGACGCCTCGTCGCGCTCACCTACGCCGGGCGCGTCCCATAA
- a CDS encoding PqqD family protein, whose amino-acid sequence MNENARYSVPADVLAAHLEGEAVLLNMDTKDYFRLNATAACVWKGLERGMDRQGLVDELCANFEVEPHEAAGELDRLLEELERRRLIVAAA is encoded by the coding sequence ATGAACGAGAACGCGAGGTACAGCGTGCCCGCCGACGTGCTGGCGGCGCACCTGGAGGGCGAGGCGGTGCTCCTGAACATGGACACCAAGGACTACTTCCGCCTGAACGCCACCGCGGCGTGCGTGTGGAAGGGACTGGAGCGGGGGATGGACCGGCAGGGGCTGGTGGACGAGCTGTGCGCGAACTTCGAGGTGGAGCCGCACGAGGCCGCCGGCGAGCTGGACCGGCTGCTGGAGGAGCTGGAGCGGCGCCGGCTGATCGTGGCGGCGGCGTGA
- a CDS encoding BlaI/MecI/CopY family transcriptional regulator, whose product MGPELTSGLSRRERQIMDVLYALGQATVSEVLERIPDPPSYSAVRATMRVLEEKGEIVHLQDGPRYLYKPVTPQDSARTAALRHLVRTFFGGSAEAAAAALLRLNETRLPESDLQRLAARVESARDEGR is encoded by the coding sequence ATGGGTCCCGAGCTCACCTCCGGCCTCAGCCGGCGCGAACGCCAGATCATGGACGTTCTCTACGCGCTGGGGCAGGCCACCGTAAGCGAAGTCCTAGAGCGCATCCCCGATCCCCCCAGCTACAGCGCCGTGCGGGCCACCATGCGCGTGCTGGAGGAGAAGGGCGAGATCGTCCATCTCCAGGACGGCCCGCGCTACCTGTACAAGCCCGTGACGCCGCAGGACAGCGCGCGGACGGCGGCTTTGCGCCACCTGGTGCGCACCTTCTTCGGCGGCAGCGCCGAAGCGGCCGCCGCCGCGCTCCTGCGCCTGAACGAGACCCGCCTGCCCGAAAGCGACCTCCAGCGCCTGGCCGCCAGGGTAGAATCCGCCCGCGACGAGGGGAGATAG